A section of the Cyanobacterium stanieri LEGE 03274 genome encodes:
- a CDS encoding XisI protein, producing the protein MDKLTKYRQIICDLLSQQAEIVPLEKNIESETIFDEKWDRYLLLHLGWDGQKRIYSVLLHLEIREEKIWIQENNTDILVAEILLEKGVKREDIILGLKPAFVREYTGFGVA; encoded by the coding sequence ATGGATAAATTAACTAAATATCGTCAAATAATTTGTGATCTTTTAAGCCAACAAGCTGAAATAGTACCTTTGGAAAAAAACATCGAGTCAGAAACTATTTTTGATGAAAAGTGGGATAGATATTTATTATTACACTTGGGTTGGGATGGACAAAAAAGAATTTACTCGGTGTTATTACACTTAGAGATAAGAGAGGAAAAAATCTGGATTCAAGAAAATAATACTGACATTTTAGTAGCGGAAATTTTATTAGAAAAAGGGGTAAAAAGAGAGGATATTATCTTAGGTTTAAAACCTGCTTTTGTTAGGGAATATACGGGCTTTGGAGTCGCTTAA
- a CDS encoding XisH family protein has product MAAKDKFHDIVKGALIKDSWNITHDPLILKFGKYDQVQIDLGAEKILGAEKDDIKIAVEIKSFLSDSAISDFHGALGQFLNYHFVLEQIEPERILFLAIPIYAYESFFQRDLPQAIVNRYNLKLIVYDPIEGVISQWIN; this is encoded by the coding sequence ATGGCGGCAAAAGATAAGTTTCACGATATAGTTAAAGGAGCTTTAATTAAAGATAGTTGGAATATTACCCATGATCCATTAATTTTAAAGTTCGGAAAATATGACCAAGTTCAAATAGATTTGGGTGCAGAAAAAATATTGGGTGCAGAAAAAGATGATATAAAAATAGCTGTCGAAATTAAAAGTTTTTTAAGTGATTCTGCTATCTCTGATTTTCATGGGGCTTTAGGACAGTTTCTCAATTATCATTTTGTTTTAGAACAAATAGAGCCTGAAAGAATACTTTTTTTAGCTATTCCTATTTATGCTTATGAGTCTTTTTTTCAGCGAGATTTACCCCAAGCTATTGTTAATCGTTATAATTTAAAATTAATAGTCTATGATCCTATTGAGGGGGTTATTAGTCAATGGATAAATTAA